The following are encoded in a window of Salinibacter ruber DSM 13855 genomic DNA:
- a CDS encoding sulfotransferase family protein has protein sequence MSRVNLFLIGVNKAGTSWLYTLLNRHPDIFMADEKELYYFGDTGRDEEAPCTLEDYHAHFPFDQDHRYFGDATVMYYRHAATADAIRAYNPDAKLLAIVRDPIERLLSQFQYHKQLGILDESTSLSEALDGRDPELLRDSHYEETLPAYTERFGPEQFTVVSLEAGKEAPDRFWRTLLDFLSLPDAPRPTDEGRPANPTGSAAFRAVYRATVRPLRRSLPGAYRWLLGHPAARTAKRALLRVLGTAGAKADMLTPGLEERLLDEFAPTYAYLHDLGMEVYDRP, from the coding sequence ATGAGCCGGGTCAACCTCTTTCTCATCGGCGTCAACAAGGCCGGAACGAGCTGGCTGTACACCCTGCTCAACCGGCACCCCGACATCTTCATGGCCGACGAAAAAGAGCTCTACTACTTCGGCGACACGGGCCGCGACGAAGAAGCGCCGTGTACCCTGGAGGACTACCACGCCCATTTCCCCTTCGACCAGGACCACCGCTACTTCGGGGACGCGACCGTGATGTACTACCGGCACGCCGCGACCGCGGACGCCATCCGGGCGTACAACCCGGACGCGAAACTGCTCGCCATCGTCCGGGACCCCATTGAGCGCCTGCTCTCCCAGTTTCAGTACCACAAGCAACTCGGAATCCTGGACGAGTCGACATCCCTGTCGGAGGCGCTTGACGGTCGCGATCCGGAGCTCCTCCGCGACAGCCACTACGAGGAGACCCTTCCGGCCTACACGGAGCGGTTCGGGCCCGAGCAGTTCACGGTCGTAAGCCTGGAGGCCGGCAAAGAGGCCCCGGACCGCTTCTGGAGAACCCTCCTCGATTTCTTGTCGCTCCCGGATGCCCCTCGTCCGACCGACGAGGGCCGCCCCGCCAACCCGACCGGCAGCGCCGCTTTCCGGGCCGTCTATCGAGCGACCGTGCGCCCCCTGCGCCGTTCCCTTCCTGGCGCGTATCGCTGGCTGCTCGGGCACCCGGCGGCCCGTACGGCCAAACGTGCCCTCCTCCGGGTGCTCGGCACGGCGGGAGCGAAGGCGGACATGCTCACGCCCGGCCTCGAAGAACGCCTTCTGGACGAATTTGCCCCTACCTACGCCTACCTACACGACCTCGGGATGGAGGTGTACGACCGTCCCTAA
- a CDS encoding SDR family oxidoreductase — MTVAVIGAHGGIGRRLLPRLNEAGHDPIGVVRSEDQFAAIRDRGAEPRLGDLEGEVASALDGADAVVFTAGAGGSTGWDKTILVDLWGAERAVHACEEKEIDRFVMVSSRGAGDPESRQGPIKPYIVAKHVADRTLQRSSLDETILRPTRLTDAEGTGRVAAYVDTDPDAGDPIPRADVAQAVVQCLADDNTVGHAITLYGGDTPIGEALRPSG, encoded by the coding sequence ATGACCGTTGCAGTCATCGGTGCCCACGGCGGCATCGGCCGTCGCCTCCTTCCGCGCCTCAACGAGGCGGGCCACGATCCCATCGGCGTCGTTCGCTCTGAGGACCAGTTTGCGGCGATCCGGGACCGTGGGGCCGAGCCGCGGCTTGGGGATCTGGAGGGAGAAGTTGCCTCAGCCCTCGACGGGGCGGATGCAGTCGTCTTTACGGCGGGGGCCGGGGGAAGCACAGGGTGGGACAAGACGATCCTGGTCGACCTCTGGGGGGCCGAGCGGGCGGTCCACGCCTGCGAAGAGAAGGAGATCGACCGGTTCGTCATGGTCAGCTCGCGCGGCGCCGGCGATCCGGAGTCGCGACAGGGGCCGATCAAGCCTTACATCGTGGCCAAGCATGTCGCCGACCGCACGCTCCAGCGCTCGTCGCTCGACGAGACGATCCTGCGGCCCACGCGCCTTACGGATGCGGAGGGCACCGGTCGCGTCGCGGCCTACGTCGACACGGATCCCGATGCGGGCGATCCCATTCCGCGCGCCGACGTCGCGCAGGCCGTCGTTCAGTGCCTCGCGGACGACAACACCGTTGGGCACGCCATCACGCTGTACGGGGGCGACACGCCGATCGGAGAGGCGCTCCGCCCCTCTGGTTAG
- a CDS encoding class I SAM-dependent methyltransferase has translation MIHLDHCPLCRNESTRHVLTCQDHTVSGKTFPIVECEHCGFRFTNPRPHPDDLGQYYESEDYTPHQDTGQNVIDTLYRWVRHYTLRSKCRLITTLVDDPPGRLLDFGCGTGEFLAHCQSQGWDARGLDPDETARTVAARQHGLTVEPPGRLRDVPSGHFDVITLWHVLEHVPDLTGTIKALKRTLAPSGTLVVAVPNWLSLDAQFYGEDWAAYDVPRHLSHFRPRDVRRLFARFDLDVAEVRPMRLDAFYVSLLSERYQGGWLLRAPFVALCSALWAAQSSPRHSAQLYLIRDPTAP, from the coding sequence GTGATTCACCTCGACCACTGTCCCCTCTGCCGCAACGAATCGACCCGGCACGTCCTCACCTGCCAGGATCACACGGTCTCGGGGAAGACGTTCCCTATCGTCGAGTGTGAGCACTGCGGCTTTCGCTTCACCAACCCGCGCCCCCACCCGGACGATCTCGGGCAATACTACGAGAGCGAGGACTACACGCCCCACCAGGACACCGGTCAGAACGTCATCGACACCCTATACCGGTGGGTGCGCCACTACACCTTGCGGTCAAAATGTCGTCTCATCACCACCCTCGTCGATGATCCGCCCGGCCGGCTGCTCGATTTCGGGTGCGGCACAGGAGAATTTCTGGCCCATTGCCAGTCGCAAGGATGGGACGCCCGTGGCCTCGATCCGGACGAAACGGCCCGAACCGTGGCGGCCCGACAACACGGCCTCACCGTTGAGCCCCCCGGGCGCCTCCGAGACGTTCCGTCCGGGCACTTCGACGTCATCACGCTCTGGCACGTGCTGGAGCATGTGCCGGACCTGACCGGGACGATCAAGGCCCTCAAACGCACGCTGGCTCCTTCGGGCACGCTGGTTGTCGCCGTTCCGAACTGGTTGTCCCTCGACGCACAGTTTTACGGCGAAGACTGGGCCGCGTACGACGTGCCGCGCCACCTGTCCCACTTTCGCCCCCGCGACGTCCGGCGCTTGTTCGCTCGGTTCGACCTGGACGTCGCCGAGGTCCGCCCCATGCGCCTCGATGCGTTCTACGTGTCCCTGCTGAGCGAGCGCTACCAAGGCGGCTGGCTGCTCCGCGCCCCCTTCGTCGCCCTGTGTTCTGCCCTGTGGGCCGCGCAGTCCTCGCCCCGCCACTCCGCCCAGCTGTATCTCATTCGGGACCCCACTGCTCCATGA